Proteins encoded within one genomic window of Spirulina major PCC 6313:
- a CDS encoding HD family phosphohydrolase yields the protein MTSHVSHSSGSDLSVISGDRIELVEKLLSIGSALSVAQDLEELLAFILTKSREITCSDAGSVFLVERMDDDSTCLLFKVAQNDSIPHVPLREFAIPITPHSLAGYVALTGRTLNIPDAQTIPPGLPYTLDRNFDQDFDYRTCSVLVLPMQDNTGETIGVLQLINRKIDATIKLTPDNTLHVTQSYSVWEERIVRSLASQAAISIERNTLQNNIEHLFEGFVKASVQVIESRDPTTSGHSERVADLTVALAHTITDVNTGPLRHLQFDHRQIQEIRYASLLHDFGKVGVPEAILNKRKKLYPEQLAVIQQRFAVAQRTLQLECAEAKYAYLVNHASHQHLEGQTCSHCDYLQGLDQQLERAIATLHQYQALLWELNEPEALSNKRFEALADDVLADLTALAEYKYRDVNGELQPLLTPQEIEQLMLPTGNLTHREWQVIQAHVTYSYEFLKQIPWTKQLKAVPIIAYGHHEKLDGSGYPQGLKGDQIPIQTQMMTIADIYDALTAADRPYKRPLPLHIVVNVLGEEADKGRLNFDLVQIFLQKQVYRVLGHGVSNPSDAA from the coding sequence ATGACTTCTCATGTATCGCACAGTTCAGGGTCAGACCTGTCAGTTATTTCAGGCGATCGCATTGAGTTAGTAGAAAAACTATTGTCCATTGGCAGTGCCCTATCGGTCGCGCAGGATCTCGAAGAACTCTTAGCCTTCATTCTCACCAAAAGCCGCGAGATCACCTGTAGTGATGCGGGGAGCGTCTTTCTTGTTGAACGAATGGATGATGACAGCACCTGCCTGCTGTTTAAAGTCGCTCAAAATGATTCCATTCCCCATGTGCCGCTGCGGGAGTTTGCGATTCCGATTACCCCCCACAGTTTGGCGGGCTATGTGGCCCTCACCGGACGCACGTTAAATATTCCCGATGCCCAAACGATTCCGCCTGGCTTGCCCTACACCCTCGATCGCAACTTCGACCAAGATTTTGACTATCGCACCTGTTCGGTGTTGGTGCTGCCGATGCAAGACAATACCGGCGAGACCATTGGGGTGCTGCAACTCATTAACCGCAAAATTGATGCCACGATTAAGCTCACGCCGGACAACACCCTCCATGTGACACAGTCCTATTCCGTGTGGGAAGAGCGGATTGTGCGATCGCTCGCCTCCCAAGCCGCCATTTCCATCGAGCGCAACACCCTCCAAAACAATATCGAGCATCTATTTGAGGGGTTCGTGAAAGCCTCAGTACAGGTGATTGAATCCCGTGATCCCACCACTTCAGGCCATTCCGAACGGGTCGCCGATCTCACCGTTGCCCTCGCCCACACGATCACCGATGTGAACACAGGCCCGCTCCGTCATCTCCAGTTTGATCACCGCCAGATCCAGGAAATTCGCTACGCCTCGTTACTCCATGACTTCGGGAAAGTGGGCGTACCCGAAGCGATTCTCAATAAACGGAAAAAGCTCTATCCGGAACAACTGGCAGTGATCCAGCAACGCTTTGCGGTGGCCCAGCGCACCCTACAACTCGAATGCGCCGAGGCGAAATATGCCTACCTCGTTAACCATGCCAGCCATCAGCATCTAGAGGGTCAAACCTGCTCCCATTGTGACTACCTCCAGGGGTTGGATCAGCAACTGGAACGGGCGATCGCAACACTACACCAATACCAAGCTCTGTTGTGGGAACTCAATGAACCCGAAGCCCTTTCCAACAAACGCTTTGAAGCCCTAGCCGATGATGTGTTAGCCGACCTCACCGCCCTGGCCGAATACAAGTACCGCGACGTGAACGGTGAACTACAACCCCTCCTCACCCCCCAGGAAATTGAGCAGTTAATGCTGCCCACGGGCAATCTCACCCACAGGGAATGGCAGGTCATTCAGGCCCATGTCACCTATTCCTACGAATTCCTCAAGCAAATTCCCTGGACGAAACAATTAAAAGCCGTGCCGATCATTGCCTACGGTCACCATGAAAAACTCGACGGCAGCGGCTACCCCCAAGGACTCAAAGGTGATCAAATCCCCATTCAAACCCAGATGATGACGATCGCTGATATTTACGATGCCCTCACCGCTGCGGATCGCCCCTATAAACGTCCCCTGCCTTTACACATCGTTGTGAACGTCTTAGGGGAAGAGGCCGATAAAGGCCGTCTGAATTTTGACTTAGTCCAGATCTTTTTACAAAAACAGGTGTATCGGGTGCTTGGCCATGGGGTCAGTAACCCATCTGATGCGGCGTAG
- a CDS encoding alpha/beta hydrolase, giving the protein MDRQQWRRVLIGEWSWKRLGRSLVLIYAIVALYVFFRADAMIFVPGPASYRDDAQILKLPVSPQETISAVFYPNPNATYTLLYSHGNAEDLGDIDPILQTLVAAGFNVLAYDYRGYGTSDGRPSEANTYVDITAAYDYLTQERNIEGDRILLLGRSVGGGPAADLATRVPVAGLILESTFTTAFRTVIPIPIFPFEKFNTIAKLAAVNCPVLVIHGTADQTIPLDHGQQLWAAAPDPKQFFWVPGAGHNDLIWVAGSAYGQTLQNFTKP; this is encoded by the coding sequence ATGGATCGACAACAATGGCGACGGGTGTTGATTGGGGAATGGTCGTGGAAGCGTTTGGGGCGATCGCTGGTGCTGATCTATGCGATCGTTGCCCTCTACGTTTTTTTCCGAGCCGATGCGATGATCTTCGTCCCCGGCCCTGCGAGCTATCGAGATGATGCCCAGATTTTAAAACTGCCCGTCTCGCCCCAGGAAACCATCAGCGCCGTCTTTTATCCCAACCCCAACGCCACCTATACCCTGCTCTATTCCCACGGTAACGCCGAAGATCTCGGTGATATTGACCCCATTCTTCAGACACTCGTGGCGGCGGGGTTTAACGTTTTGGCCTACGACTATCGCGGCTATGGAACGAGCGACGGCAGACCCTCAGAGGCCAATACCTATGTTGATATCACCGCCGCCTACGACTACCTCACCCAAGAACGCAACATTGAGGGCGATCGCATCCTCCTCCTCGGTCGTTCCGTGGGCGGCGGCCCCGCGGCCGATCTGGCGACTCGCGTTCCCGTGGCCGGTCTCATCCTCGAAAGCACCTTCACCACTGCGTTTCGTACCGTCATTCCTATCCCTATTTTTCCCTTTGAAAAATTTAACACGATCGCCAAACTCGCAGCGGTGAATTGTCCCGTTTTAGTGATCCATGGCACAGCGGATCAGACCATTCCCCTCGATCATGGTCAACAACTTTGGGCTGCCGCCCCTGATCCCAAACAATTCTTTTGGGTACCAGGAGCCGGGCACAATGATTTGATCTGGGTCGCCGGTTCCGCCTATGGACAAACCCTCCAGAATTTCACAAAACCCTAG
- a CDS encoding RNA-guided endonuclease InsQ/TnpB family protein: MIVLEFKARVKPDQATAIDDAIRTSQFVRNKALRYWMDSQKVGKYDLSKLCKALAEEFPFAKKLNSMSRQAAAERAWSSISRFYDNCKKGIKPVGFPKFKKHSRSVEYKTSGWKLLGPKRIKFTDGFGIGELRLIGTYDLARYDESLIKRVRLVRRADGYYVQFCIQVNVQVQSEPSQKAVGLDLGLRYFIAASDGTVVETPQFYRQAEKRLNRANRQKSRKYRKGAKPQSRNYHKARNRYARKHLRVSRQRNEWAKSIAYCVIQSNDLVAYEDLNIKGLVRNRHLAKSISDAGWSTFRCWLEYFGRKYGKVTVAVPPHYTSQDCSSCGKRVHKALSVRTHRCPHCGDEADRDVNAAINILRLGLTTVGHTGSYTLGEIGPLAELEQSC, translated from the coding sequence ATGATTGTACTTGAGTTCAAAGCACGGGTAAAGCCTGACCAGGCTACCGCTATAGACGACGCTATCCGGACATCTCAGTTTGTCCGTAATAAGGCGTTGCGCTATTGGATGGATAGCCAAAAAGTCGGCAAATACGACCTTAGTAAGCTCTGCAAAGCGTTAGCTGAGGAGTTTCCCTTTGCTAAGAAACTCAACTCTATGTCCCGTCAAGCAGCAGCAGAACGAGCCTGGAGTTCCATCAGTCGCTTCTACGACAACTGCAAAAAGGGTATTAAGCCCGTAGGATTTCCCAAGTTCAAGAAGCATTCCCGCTCGGTGGAGTACAAAACCTCTGGCTGGAAACTACTGGGGCCGAAGCGCATCAAATTCACCGATGGCTTCGGGATTGGGGAATTGCGGTTGATCGGCACCTACGATCTGGCACGCTATGACGAATCCCTGATTAAGCGAGTTCGCCTCGTTCGTCGTGCTGATGGCTACTATGTTCAGTTCTGCATCCAGGTTAATGTTCAGGTGCAGAGTGAGCCAAGTCAAAAAGCTGTTGGCCTCGACCTCGGTTTGCGCTATTTCATCGCTGCCAGCGATGGCACTGTGGTGGAAACGCCGCAGTTCTATCGCCAGGCCGAAAAGCGGTTAAACAGAGCCAATCGGCAGAAGTCCAGAAAGTACCGTAAGGGGGCAAAACCACAGTCGAGGAACTATCACAAGGCCAGGAACCGGTACGCCCGGAAGCATTTAAGGGTAAGTAGGCAACGTAATGAGTGGGCGAAGAGCATCGCCTACTGCGTCATCCAATCTAACGATTTGGTGGCCTATGAGGACTTGAATATAAAAGGGTTGGTTCGCAATCGGCATCTGGCTAAGTCGATTAGTGATGCGGGATGGTCAACGTTTCGCTGTTGGTTGGAGTATTTTGGCAGGAAATATGGGAAGGTAACGGTGGCCGTTCCTCCCCACTATACAAGCCAGGATTGCTCAAGCTGCGGCAAGCGGGTACATAAGGCACTCTCAGTCAGAACCCATCGCTGTCCGCATTGCGGCGATGAGGCTGACCGAGATGTGAATGCTGCCATCAACATCCTGCGCCTTGGACTCACTACCGTGGGGCACACGGGAAGTTATACGCTTGGGGAGATTGGGCCTCTGGCTGAGTTGGAGCAATCCTGCTGA
- a CDS encoding sensor domain-containing phosphodiesterase, with product MNTDQGSFIELTAWDCLRSPLWIVDPETARIRWANSACFALIGIEPLDALTQYLTPCHEALVRQWLASPAQPPWVVTQSLDLPSQGPVALTLQASPLPSALGSGWLVEGVAAIPVPLGIVANQALSILDHSPDSLRLYYLNGEFLWQNAIAAQRHPDPQSLPDDYAHTSILHDLLAHLQTSTPYSIEFEQTLPAESRWIALDLTIIPGQDPAYPLALIRERDRTEHHQQTTTQQNLNAKLTFMIQATTDGFWEWDLRQDHVLWSTSFYRLLGLDEEMELSFDVVQALVHPADADRHQRVVQEYLQTGGLYQIELRMRHEEGHYLWILAQGASLRDGEQILGMAGTIQNITEQKRHEALLMGQKKILQAIVTDVPLTKILTDLILVIESQLSDLRGAILIYDPASHTLQNGVAPSLSPAYSAAINGLPVAENQGSCGTAAHRREPVIVADLATHPAWANSRKLALKYDLQAAWSMPILTATGDLLGTFCFYAATPRHPTVAERQLLWEATHLAGIALERQRAKFQQQQSEQALRQSEQRFRHLFEEVPSIAVQGYSRDRRVIFWNRASEKLYGYSAAEALGQRIEDLLALPDQREVLMAFMDDSFQNPTVPRSQEVQLRTKTGATLTVYASAVLIPNLMGELELYCLDVDYSDRARAAQALRESEARARETSQMLTQFSRNLKELHRLSTHSYNRFAELCQAYLTAGCQLLNLPVGMILQIQGGHCHLDSFQTERPSLSVAVDGLLPLSRTYEQVVIFERRTQISTTAETAAIHPLAPHLPIATCISTPIQIETGIYGILSFASPVPRQWPFMDHEQEILELMARDLGRFIMTYRSELHRQSVESALRHSEMKYRSIFENINQGIFQTTLEGRYLDANPFLARLYGYKSPVDLIRNLTNIGRQLYVNPSRRWELIQKTQTDGMIYHEESQVYRRDRTVIWIAETQRAVYDNNGNLLYFEGTVEDITARRHAEAELHYNAYHDPLTQLHNRTWFTEQLQQAIAVAPTEAAYPYAVLFIDLDRFKIINDGLGHIVGDHLLKAVAQRLRDSLTAPAKLARFGGDEFAVLLENLDPEAVKAIATHLVQQMQCPICLDQRTFSVCASIGIVFSDTATYERPDQLLRDADLAMYRAKGQGGNSYACFEPSMFPLALTRLNLEHDIKRALELQELRLHYQPIMDLKTHRVYGFEVLLRWCHGERGWIAPDEFIPVAEETGEIQSIGLWVLEQSCRQLAQWRSQIPAMADLVLTVNVSPVQLKYSDLVDRIQHLLDRFHLPPTQLKLEITETGFLAMTTVDCAIFQQMRDLGVGLCIDDFGTGYSSLSRLHTLPISTIKVDRSFVNDIDTDDAKVVIAQTIIDLAHNIGTDVVSEGIETEAQRDTVLALGCELGQGYWFSRPMDAERAERWFCDRLP from the coding sequence GTGAATACAGACCAGGGATCATTCATTGAGTTAACGGCTTGGGATTGCCTGCGATCGCCCCTGTGGATTGTTGATCCTGAAACAGCACGGATTCGCTGGGCCAATTCTGCCTGTTTTGCCCTGATTGGCATCGAACCGCTCGATGCATTGACCCAATACCTCACCCCCTGCCATGAAGCCCTCGTCCGTCAGTGGCTTGCCTCACCCGCCCAACCGCCATGGGTGGTGACTCAATCCCTCGACCTCCCCAGCCAAGGGCCGGTGGCACTCACCCTCCAAGCCTCACCGTTGCCCTCAGCATTGGGGTCAGGATGGTTAGTGGAAGGGGTGGCGGCGATCCCCGTTCCCCTAGGGATTGTAGCGAATCAAGCCTTGTCTATCCTTGACCATAGCCCCGATAGCCTGCGGCTATATTATTTAAACGGTGAATTTCTCTGGCAAAATGCGATCGCTGCCCAACGGCATCCCGATCCCCAGTCTCTGCCCGATGACTATGCCCATACGTCAATTCTTCACGATCTCCTCGCCCACCTCCAGACCAGCACCCCCTACTCCATAGAATTTGAACAAACTCTGCCAGCAGAATCCCGCTGGATTGCCCTGGATTTGACCATCATTCCCGGTCAAGACCCGGCCTATCCCCTCGCACTCATCCGCGAAAGAGACCGCACCGAGCATCACCAGCAAACCACAACGCAACAAAACCTCAACGCCAAGCTCACCTTTATGATCCAAGCCACAACGGACGGGTTTTGGGAATGGGATCTACGTCAGGATCATGTCCTGTGGTCAACGTCATTCTATCGGTTGCTGGGTCTTGATGAGGAAATGGAGCTTTCCTTTGATGTGGTGCAGGCATTAGTCCATCCCGCTGATGCCGATCGCCATCAGCGAGTGGTGCAAGAGTATTTGCAAACCGGTGGACTGTATCAAATTGAGCTCCGGATGCGTCACGAGGAAGGGCATTATCTGTGGATTTTGGCCCAGGGCGCAAGTTTGCGGGATGGCGAACAGATTTTGGGCATGGCAGGGACGATTCAAAACATTACCGAGCAGAAGCGCCATGAGGCCCTCTTGATGGGACAAAAAAAAATCCTCCAAGCGATTGTGACGGATGTCCCCCTCACCAAAATTCTCACCGATTTAATTCTGGTGATTGAAAGTCAATTGTCTGACCTCCGGGGGGCCATCTTAATCTACGATCCGGCGAGCCATACCTTGCAGAACGGGGTTGCGCCAAGTCTCTCGCCGGCCTATTCAGCAGCCATCAACGGGTTGCCGGTGGCGGAAAATCAGGGGTCTTGTGGTACGGCAGCCCATCGTCGTGAGCCGGTGATTGTGGCGGATCTTGCCACCCATCCCGCCTGGGCAAACAGTCGCAAACTTGCCCTCAAGTATGACTTGCAGGCTGCCTGGTCGATGCCAATCTTGACGGCGACGGGGGACTTGTTAGGGACGTTTTGTTTTTATGCCGCCACGCCTCGCCATCCCACCGTTGCCGAGCGGCAATTGTTGTGGGAAGCGACCCACCTGGCGGGGATTGCCCTCGAACGCCAACGGGCCAAATTTCAGCAACAACAGTCAGAGCAGGCGTTACGCCAGAGCGAGCAGCGGTTTCGGCATTTGTTTGAGGAAGTGCCCTCGATTGCGGTGCAGGGGTATAGCCGCGATCGCCGCGTCATTTTTTGGAATCGTGCCAGCGAAAAACTCTACGGCTACAGCGCCGCCGAAGCCCTAGGACAGCGGATCGAAGACCTCTTAGCCTTGCCCGATCAACGAGAGGTGTTGATGGCGTTTATGGACGACAGCTTCCAAAACCCCACGGTTCCCCGCAGTCAAGAAGTGCAACTGCGCACCAAAACCGGTGCAACCCTGACGGTCTATGCCAGTGCGGTGTTAATTCCCAATTTAATGGGAGAGTTGGAACTGTATTGCTTGGATGTGGATTATAGCGATCGCGCCCGGGCCGCCCAAGCCCTCCGCGAAAGCGAAGCCCGGGCCCGCGAAACCTCCCAAATGCTCACCCAATTTAGCCGCAACCTCAAAGAACTCCACCGCCTCAGCACCCACTCCTATAACCGCTTTGCCGAACTCTGTCAGGCTTACCTGACGGCCGGGTGTCAACTGTTAAATTTGCCCGTGGGCATGATTCTGCAAATTCAAGGCGGCCACTGTCACCTTGACTCTTTTCAGACCGAGCGGCCCAGCTTGAGCGTGGCAGTAGATGGCTTGTTACCCCTCAGCCGCACCTATGAACAAGTCGTGATCTTTGAGCGCCGGACTCAAATTAGTACAACCGCTGAAACCGCAGCGATCCACCCCTTGGCCCCGCATCTTCCCATCGCGACTTGCATTAGCACCCCCATCCAAATTGAAACGGGGATCTATGGAATCTTGAGCTTTGCCAGTCCTGTCCCGCGTCAGTGGCCGTTTATGGATCATGAGCAGGAGATTCTCGAACTGATGGCGCGGGATTTGGGGCGGTTCATCATGACCTATCGCAGCGAACTCCATCGCCAATCGGTGGAATCGGCGCTGCGCCATAGTGAAATGAAGTACCGCAGTATTTTTGAAAATATTAACCAGGGCATTTTTCAAACCACCCTAGAAGGACGCTATCTGGATGCCAATCCGTTTTTAGCCCGGCTCTATGGCTATAAATCGCCGGTGGATTTGATTCGCAATTTAACGAATATTGGCCGTCAACTGTACGTGAACCCTTCCCGTCGCTGGGAGTTAATCCAAAAAACCCAGACCGATGGGATGATCTACCATGAAGAATCCCAGGTCTATCGGCGCGATCGCACCGTGATTTGGATTGCCGAAACCCAACGGGCTGTGTACGACAATAACGGCAATCTGCTCTATTTTGAAGGCACAGTGGAGGACATCACCGCCCGTCGCCACGCGGAAGCAGAACTCCACTACAACGCCTACCATGACCCGTTAACCCAACTGCATAATCGCACTTGGTTTACGGAGCAGCTTCAGCAGGCGATCGCCGTCGCCCCCACCGAGGCAGCCTACCCCTATGCGGTGTTGTTCATTGACCTCGATCGCTTCAAAATTATTAACGATGGTCTGGGGCATATTGTCGGGGATCACCTCCTCAAAGCGGTCGCCCAACGCCTGCGCGACTCCCTCACCGCACCGGCTAAGTTGGCCCGCTTTGGGGGGGATGAATTTGCCGTTTTACTAGAAAACCTCGACCCGGAGGCGGTGAAAGCGATCGCCACCCATCTTGTGCAGCAGATGCAATGCCCGATCTGCCTTGACCAACGCACGTTTTCCGTCTGTGCCAGCATCGGCATTGTCTTTAGCGATACCGCCACCTACGAACGCCCCGACCAACTCCTGCGGGATGCCGACCTTGCCATGTACCGGGCCAAAGGCCAAGGGGGCAACAGCTATGCCTGTTTTGAACCGTCGATGTTCCCCCTCGCCCTCACCCGGTTGAACCTAGAGCACGATATCAAACGCGCCCTTGAGCTTCAAGAACTCCGACTCCACTATCAGCCGATCATGGATCTGAAAACCCATCGGGTCTACGGCTTTGAAGTGCTGCTGCGGTGGTGTCATGGTGAACGGGGGTGGATTGCCCCCGATGAATTTATTCCGGTGGCGGAGGAAACGGGAGAAATTCAAAGCATTGGCCTCTGGGTGCTAGAACAATCCTGCCGCCAGTTGGCCCAGTGGCGATCGCAGATCCCAGCCATGGCCGACCTCGTTCTCACGGTCAATGTCTCGCCTGTGCAGTTGAAATATAGCGATCTGGTCGATCGCATTCAACACCTTCTTGACCGTTTCCACCTGCCTCCCACTCAGCTAAAACTAGAAATCACTGAAACCGGCTTTCTTGCCATGACCACCGTAGACTGTGCCATTTTCCAACAGATGCGCGATCTGGGCGTGGGTCTTTGTATTGATGACTTTGGAACAGGCTATTCCTCCTTGAGTCGCCTCCACACATTACCGATCAGCACAATTAAAGTAGACCGCTCCTTTGTTAATGACATTGATACCGATGATGCGAAAGTGGTGATCGCCCAAACAATTATTGACCTGGCCCATAATATCGGCACGGATGTGGTGTCCGAAGGGATTGAAACCGAAGCCCAGCGCGATACCGTCTTGGCGTTGGGGTGTGAGTTGGGGCAGGGCTATTGGTTTTCCCGTCCAATGGATGCCGAACGGGCGGAGCGGTGGTTTTGCGATCGCCTCCCTTAA
- a CDS encoding stage II sporulation protein M — MSRRLRLRLLPSLSFMDLKRWIARREANWQRLEHLLHRSQKQGIATLTAAELRELASLYRSVSGDLARAQTYAAGPRLTEQLQHLTTQGYALIYQGNRQQEWGAVWDFVRWGFPATLQRNRGTVAIAAGLFLLGGVVGWWFAWRDPGFVALMLPPWLIEQVRDRGELWMGSIILGSEPVQSANIMINNLRVSFTVAAGGIAGGVLTVYILVINGILLGTAATLVAQQGLAMPFWAFVLPHGALELPAIFVAGAAGLLLGRALLWPGAYGRRDALQYYGGEAARLLFGGVVLLIGAGVIEAFFSPQPLIPDLFKYLLGTGLLTGLIAYGQRQRPG, encoded by the coding sequence ATGAGCCGTCGGTTAAGATTGCGGCTCCTCCCTTCCCTCTCGTTTATGGATCTCAAACGCTGGATTGCACGCCGTGAAGCCAATTGGCAACGCCTTGAACACCTCCTCCACCGCAGCCAGAAGCAGGGCATCGCGACCCTGACGGCGGCGGAACTGCGGGAACTGGCGAGCCTCTATCGTTCGGTGTCGGGAGACTTGGCCCGGGCCCAGACCTACGCCGCCGGACCGCGCCTCACCGAACAGTTGCAACACCTCACCACCCAAGGCTACGCCCTGATCTACCAGGGCAACCGGCAGCAAGAATGGGGGGCGGTGTGGGATTTTGTGCGCTGGGGGTTTCCGGCGACGCTTCAGCGCAATCGCGGTACGGTGGCGATCGCAGCGGGTTTGTTTCTCCTCGGTGGGGTGGTTGGCTGGTGGTTTGCCTGGCGTGATCCGGGGTTTGTGGCGTTGATGTTGCCGCCCTGGTTGATTGAACAGGTGCGCGATCGCGGCGAACTCTGGATGGGGTCGATCATTCTCGGCAGCGAACCCGTGCAATCCGCCAACATTATGATCAACAATTTGCGGGTTTCCTTCACCGTCGCCGCTGGGGGGATCGCGGGGGGTGTGCTGACGGTGTATATTTTGGTGATCAATGGCATTCTCCTGGGGACTGCCGCCACCCTCGTCGCTCAACAGGGCTTAGCGATGCCGTTTTGGGCCTTTGTGCTCCCCCATGGAGCCTTAGAACTGCCGGCCATTTTCGTTGCGGGGGCGGCGGGGCTGTTGTTGGGGCGGGCGTTGCTCTGGCCGGGGGCCTATGGGCGGCGGGATGCGTTGCAATATTACGGGGGCGAAGCGGCGCGGCTGCTGTTTGGGGGGGTGGTGTTGTTGATCGGGGCGGGGGTGATTGAGGCGTTTTTCTCACCGCAACCGCTGATTCCGGATCTGTTTAAATATCTGTTGGGGACGGGCTTGTTGACGGGGTTGATCGCCTATGGGCAGCGGCAACGACCGGGTTAA
- a CDS encoding RDD family protein: MTLLNRITLRTPESVELTFTLAGIGNRIYALLIDYLIWGAMLLGFLTFWAVSLERLTAIAAVLPWDEDTLRLWVIALGMVIGFGLYMGYFIGFEVGWQGQTPGKRWVKIRVIRDNGRPARLPQATLRSLLRPIDDLFFLGMVLILFGQQEKRLGDWLAGTLVVQNAPLSTATIPPPSPPVQAYAAELRTQADLDHLTPEQFATIRSYLLRSPHLSPRARHSKSQALARQAKHLLHLTTPPPPPLTDHHILAAIYWAYQGEGDRG; the protein is encoded by the coding sequence ATGACTCTCCTCAATCGGATCACCCTCCGCACCCCCGAAAGCGTTGAACTCACCTTTACCCTCGCGGGCATTGGCAACCGCATCTATGCACTGCTGATTGACTATCTGATTTGGGGCGCGATGCTTTTGGGGTTCTTGACCTTTTGGGCGGTGAGTTTGGAGCGACTCACCGCGATCGCAGCGGTACTGCCCTGGGATGAAGACACCCTGCGCCTTTGGGTCATCGCGCTGGGGATGGTGATCGGGTTTGGGCTGTACATGGGCTATTTCATCGGCTTTGAGGTGGGGTGGCAGGGGCAAACACCGGGCAAACGCTGGGTGAAAATTCGGGTGATTCGGGACAATGGCCGCCCGGCTCGGTTACCCCAAGCCACCCTGCGATCGCTCCTCCGCCCCATTGATGACCTGTTTTTCCTGGGCATGGTCTTGATTCTTTTCGGCCAGCAGGAAAAACGCCTCGGTGATTGGCTCGCCGGTACGCTGGTCGTCCAAAATGCCCCCCTCAGCACCGCCACCATCCCCCCGCCATCGCCCCCCGTCCAAGCCTACGCCGCCGAACTGCGCACCCAAGCCGATCTCGACCACCTCACCCCGGAACAGTTCGCCACCATCCGCAGCTACCTGCTGCGATCGCCCCACCTTAGCCCCCGCGCCCGCCACAGCAAAAGCCAAGCCCTCGCCCGCCAAGCCAAACACCTCCTCCACCTCACCACCCCGCCCCCGCCCCCCCTCACAGATCACCACATCCTCGCCGCGATCTACTGGGCCTACCAAGGGGAGGGCGATCGCGGCTAA
- a CDS encoding sulfotransferase family protein: MSSPVAPSLPDVLMLGAAKVGSTSLHEYLRDHPGVCLSHAKELYYFLPPAEREKHKPWGAIATPEAYAQQFAHRTPGQITVELSTNYYAYPEAAAIIKHHCPQVKLFMILRDPANRAFSSYSMRLRNVGDMRPVAEELSDRTSQFVQRGFYFAQIQAVLAHFPPEQLRIFFFEDLIADKDHFFKTLCDYLGIEPRSPQRNYHGRPGGIPKRPWLHALATRDNPIRRAIATTLKPFISSEKRQKLRETLVQANIQTAKLPAPVRAHLIDLYRDDITHLETFLDRDLSAWKTL, encoded by the coding sequence ATGTCTTCCCCCGTTGCGCCCTCCCTCCCCGATGTTCTGATGCTCGGAGCCGCCAAAGTCGGGTCAACCTCCCTCCACGAATACCTCCGCGACCATCCCGGCGTTTGCCTCAGTCACGCCAAAGAACTTTATTATTTCTTACCCCCCGCCGAGCGAGAAAAACACAAGCCGTGGGGCGCGATCGCCACCCCCGAAGCCTACGCCCAACAGTTCGCCCACCGCACCCCCGGCCAAATCACCGTCGAACTCTCCACCAACTACTACGCCTATCCCGAAGCCGCCGCGATCATCAAACACCATTGCCCCCAGGTGAAACTGTTTATGATCCTGCGCGACCCGGCGAATCGGGCGTTTTCCTCCTACAGTATGCGGCTGCGGAATGTGGGGGATATGCGACCGGTGGCGGAGGAATTGAGCGATCGCACCTCGCAATTTGTCCAGCGGGGGTTTTATTTCGCGCAGATCCAAGCCGTATTAGCCCACTTCCCCCCGGAACAACTGCGGATCTTTTTCTTTGAAGACCTGATCGCCGACAAAGACCATTTTTTTAAAACCCTTTGCGACTATCTCGGCATCGAACCGCGATCGCCCCAACGCAACTACCACGGCCGACCCGGCGGCATCCCCAAACGCCCCTGGCTCCATGCCCTCGCCACCCGTGATAATCCCATCCGCAGGGCGATCGCCACCACCCTCAAACCCTTCATTTCGTCCGAAAAACGCCAAAAACTCCGTGAAACCCTCGTCCAAGCCAACATCCAAACCGCTAAACTCCCCGCCCCCGTCCGCGCCCACCTGATCGACCTCTACCGCGACGACATCACCCACCTCGAAACCTTCCTCGACCGCGATTTATCCGCCTGGAAAACGCTCTAA
- a CDS encoding photosystem II protein Y — MDFDWRLVIVLGPLLLAAGWAGFNIFAAALGQVQGFLSKR, encoded by the coding sequence ATGGATTTTGATTGGCGGCTCGTGATTGTACTTGGCCCCCTTCTCCTCGCCGCAGGCTGGGCAGGGTTCAACATTTTTGCGGCGGCACTCGGTCAAGTGCAAGGCTTTCTCAGCAAACGCTAA